One genomic window of Quercus robur chromosome 6, dhQueRobu3.1, whole genome shotgun sequence includes the following:
- the LOC126689987 gene encoding uncharacterized protein At4g02000-like — protein MACIAFGHDFFLIRFSLKEDHLRVLRNGPWFVGGHYLSIRRWEVNFKPSLANLSAVAVWIRLPELPIEYYEESVFRDIGRAIGPVLRVDTYTTLEVRGKFAQLCVQVNLDEPIVKTIEVGGIKQIVQYEGISSLCFSCGRVGHKAEGCPYKVQRPVQAQEEVGTENQTCTSKSTAQAGPDESQFGPWVLVARKRKLGNKGSKVLDSQAQTSMADQSLIKPNSTLSLTTGSVFSGLDTNKKPLLTFS, from the coding sequence ATGGCCTGCATAGCTTTTGGCCATGATTTTTTCCTCATTAGGTTCTCGCTTAAGGAAGATCATTTGAGGGTGCTGAGGAATGGCCCATGGTTTGTGGGTGGGCATTATCTCTCCATCAGACGGTGGGAGGTCAACTTTAAACCGTCATTAGCAAATCTTTCTGCAGTAGCGGTTTGGATTCGCCTTCCGGAATTACCCATAGAATACTATGAAGAATCAGTTTTTCGAGATATTGGGAGAGCCATAGGGCCAGTTCTCAGAGTTGACACTTATACTACATTGGAGGTCAGGGGGAAGTTTGCACAGCTTTGTGTGCAAGTGAACCTTGATGAACCCATTGTGAAGACTATCGAGGTCGGTGGGATCAAGCAGATAGTTCAATATGAGGGTATTAGCTCCCTCTGCTTCTCATGTGGTAGAGTGGGGCACAAAGCTGAAGGTTGCCCTTACAAGGTCCAACGGCCGGTGCAGGCCCAGGAAGAAGTCGGAACAGAGAATCAAACATGCACGAGCAAGTCTACAGCTCAAGCCGGACCTGACGAAAGTCAGTTTGGCCCCTGGGTTCTTGTTGCACGTAAAAGGAAACTAGGAAATAAGGGAAGTAAAGTATTAGATTCTCAAGCCCAAACTAGCATGGCTGACCAAAGTCTAATAAAGCCCAACAGTACATTGAGCCTAACAACGGGCTCTGTTTTCTCTGGCCTAGACACAAACAAAAAACCCCTACTCACCTTTAGTTGA
- the LOC126733270 gene encoding protein SLOW GREEN 1, chloroplastic, translating into MGSITTCSLYSQTEIHYPRFLNHKLCKSPKSSSPPPFLHRPLYHPRLPFVLTKLHVSSRVSHLLTPSSISPNFTTPTSKLSNLDYNLPPQKKFSDFLSEKIVLFLIGSFIFMGCFRNGVAIALPSQASSSSAKMEEKRDAHEGKIEEEDMYEKVLETEPRNVEALKVVLYEKMRRGKTKEAVKYVERLIDEEPDEVEWRLLMALCYETMGQLSKAKRLFKEILKERPLLLRALHGLALVMHKNLEGPAVFEMLNKALEIAQREKRVTEERDIKILIAQMHVVKGELDEGLKKFQDLVNENPRDFRPYLCQGIIYSLQDKKKEAAENFEIYRSLVPKEFPQRGFLDDVVLAAKSQSQEQFQKEFHTEFSYK; encoded by the exons ATGGGTTCAATCACTACTTGCTCTCTGTACTCTCAAACAGAAATTCACTACCCCAGGTTCCTTAACCACAAGCTCTGCAAATCACCCAAgtcatcatcaccaccaccattcCTACACAGACCACTCTATCATCCAAGGCTTCCATTTGTACTAACCAAACTTCATGTATCTTCAAGAGTCTCTCACCTCCTTACACCCTCCTCTATATCCCCCAATTTTACCACACCCACTTCAAAGCTCTCAAATTTGGACTATAATCTCCCACCCCAGAAAAAATTCTCTGACTTTTTATCAGAAAAGATAGTGCTTTTTCTTATTGGGTCATTTATTTTCATGGGTTGCTTTAGAAATGGTGTAGCTATAGCACTGCCTTCTCAGGCAAGTAGTTCTAGTGcaaaaatggaggaaaagagaGATGCCCATGAAGGGAAAATTGAAGAAGAGGATATGTATGAGAAAGTTTTGGAGACGGAACCAAGAAATGTTGAGGCTTTGAAGGTGGTTTTGTATGAGAAAATGAGGAGAGGGAAGACCAAGGAAGCTGTGAAGTATGTGGAGCGATTGATTGATGAAGAGCCTGACGAGGTTGAGTGGAGGCTTTTGATGGCACTTTGTTATGAGACTATGGGGCAGTTGAGTAAGGCTAAGAGATTGTTCAAGGAAATCTTGAAGGAGAGGCCTCTCTTGCTTAGAGCATTGCAT GGTCTTGCATTGGTGATGCACAAAAACCTTGAAGGCCCAGCCGTCTTTGAGATGCTTAATAAGGCTCTAGAAATTGCACAACGTGAAAAAAGAGTCACTGAGGAGAGGGATATAAAAATTCTAATTGCACAAATGCATGTTGTAAAG GGGGAACTGGATGAAGGCTTGAAGAAATTTCAAGATCTGGTTAATGAGAATCCTCGAGATTTTCGGCCTTATTTGTGCCAG GGAATTATCTACAGTCTACAGGATAAAAAGAAGGAAGCTGccgaaaattttgaaatatatcgGTCTCTTGTGCCTAAGGAGTTTCCACAAAGGGGATTTCTGGATGATGTTGTGTTGGCAGCAAAATCCCAATCTCAGGAACAGTTTCAAAAGGAGTTTCATACTGAATTCTCGTACAAGTAA
- the LOC126733271 gene encoding uncharacterized protein LOC126733271, producing MAVEAAATLHLLPLLSSKPKPGSCLPLRLRTNRFATSRTGLLPPFHNKTAPSQFTILPLALRRAVSKEEEAKETESSSTAVTEPPVRIVALVGEGSLSPLKNAPWLDVMLHTAKRLKWVDEGYEMLVFTDNVCQADDESAMGLQRELSRADILIIVAVTKQESAMWIQNSSKSIQNVICFDSSPNVTNKLGGSYVHTERRGNIFDKIVGFSESKKINDSEEVVRTVSEAWDRHNSDDIRFCLLVIINAYVRPVPILQNLRSKGFSTLNCMIKNCGPQILNCLLDPNCRKALQCLNQCSPVDQVCNYRCIASYESPNLEAFSLCVLQKHNCLELDAKIPEKPCVAPMVKFQGKDLCHETAEDLFVGWLGSLNWSWRVVAGQNPAYDQFPCQYQLFYRGKAKGSFWYEPVFQVKTLEGKMVWRRRRYRVKRGKIPGTFYFSVLDNGVVSNEFWTIVDVSDDLGWALFHYSGAARVAGQSYTGAVLASPDGAYPNDRERGKLAFALEKCGIKEWELYTVDNCSCIDPPLGIPEGSSLHSVIKIKDKKWARV from the exons ATGGCTGTGGAAGCAGCAGCTACTCTACATCTACTGCCTCTGCTttcatcaaaacccaaacccggTTCTTGTCTTCCTCTACGATTACGAACCAACCGGTTCGCCACCTCTCGAACCGGTTTACTACCTCCGTTTCATAATAAAACCGCTCCCTCTCAGTTTACAATTTTGCCGTTGGCGTTGAGGAGAGCGGTTtcgaaagaagaagaagcaaaagagaCAGAGAGCAGTAGTACTGCGGTGACAGAGCCGCCGGTGAGAATAGTGGCACTCGTGGGTGAGGGATCCCTCAGCCCTCTCAAAAATGCTCCCTGGCTTGACGTCATGCTCCACACT GCGAAGCGGCTGAAATGGGTCGATGAGGGGTATGAAATGCTTGTTTTTACTGACAATGTTTGTCAAGCTGATGATGAAAGTGCTATGGGTCTCCAGCGGGAATTAAGCCGTGCAGATATTTTGATTATTGTGGCTGTTACAAAACAAGAATCTGCTATGTGGATACAGAACAGTAGTAAATCTATCCAAAATGTAATCTGCTTTGACTCCTCCCCAAATGTGACAAACAAATTAGGAGGATCTTATGTTCACACTGAAAGAAGAGGAAACATATTTGACAAAATAGTTGGATTTTCTgagtcaaagaaaataaatgattcAGAAGAAGTAGTCCGGACTGTCTCAGAGGCATGGGACCGGCATAATTCTGATGATATAAGGTTCTGTTTGCTGGTTATAATCAATGCTTATGTAAGGCCAGTCCCTATTCTACAGAATCTGAGATCAAAGGGATTTTCTACACTGAACTGTATGATAAAGAACTGTGGGCCTCAGATACTAAACTGCCTCTTGGATCCTAATTGTAGGAAAGCTCTTCAGTGCTTGAACCAGTGCAGTCCGGTGGACCAAGTGTGTAATTATCGGTGTATTGCTTCGTATGAAAGTCCAAATCTAGAAGCATTTTCTTTGTGTGTGCTGCAGAAGCACAATTGTCTTGAACTAGATGCAAAGATCCCTGAAAAGCCGTGTGTGGCTCCAATGGTGAAATTTCAAGGGAAGGACTTGTGTCATGAAACAGCCGAAGATCTCTTTGTTGGCTGGTTGGGAAGTTTGAATTGGAGTTGGCGTGTTGTGGCAGGTCAGAACCCAGCTTATGATCAATTTCCATGCCAGTACCAGCTGTTCTATAGGGGAAAAGCAAAAGGGTCATTTTGGTATGAGCCTGTTTTTCAAGTAAAAACCTTAGAAGGTAAGATGGTTTGGAGGAGGCGAAGGTATCGGGTTAAGAGAGGCAAAATACCTGGGACGTTCTACTTCAGTGTCTTAGATAATGGGGTAGTTTCAAATGAGTTTTGGACCATTGTGGATGTATCTGATGATCTTGGCTGGGCTTTGTTTCATTATAGCGGGGCTGCTCGAGTTGCAGGACAGTCATATACTGGGGCAGTGCTTGCTAGTCCAGACGGAGCATACCCAAATGATAGGGAAAGGGGGAAATTAGCTTTTGCTTTGGAGAAGTGTGGAATTAAAGAGTGGGAGCTATACACAGTCGATAATTGTTCTTGTATAGATCCTCCATTGGGAATTCCAGAGGGTTCAAGTTTGCATTCTGTAAtcaaaattaaagataaaaaatgggCACGTGTGTAG
- the LOC126733272 gene encoding tRNA(His) guanylyltransferase 1-like isoform X1 encodes MANSKYEYVKSFEVEDEVMLPNLIVVRIDGRDFRRFSEVHEFEKPDDGRVLNLMNACATAVLEEYPDIVFSYGFSDEYSFFFKKTSKFYQRRASKLLSLIVSFFSSVYVMKWKEFFLEKELKYPPSFHSRVICCASKEVLQAYLAWRQNDCHLNNLHDTCLWMLIKGGESEREAQKLLKGTQKQHKNELLFQKFHINYKNLPAMYRQGSCIFKTEVEENVKYNENGTPVKRLRRKARIVHSENIAGKNFWNEHLSLLKEVGGFTEDVEKIKPEFVRSFQFENKLMPSTWIVIRIDGCHFHRFSEVHEFEKPNDKQALNLMNSCAVAVLEEIQDIIFTYGVSDEYSFVLKKDSQFYQRRASEIVSVTVSFFSSMYVMKWKEFFPQKELKYPPSFDGRVVCYPSSKILLDYLAWRQVDCHINNQYNTCFWMLVKKKGKSKSEAQHYLKGTQAKEKNELLIKEFGIDYNELEIMFRQGSLAFWQKFCVQEDKNMTHESKGSVQNSHKKVIVEHCDIIKPNFWEAHPSILDENLPIL; translated from the exons aTGGCAAACAGTAAGTACGAGTACGTGAAGTCATTCGAGGTCGAAGACGAGGTCATGTTGCCTAATTTGATCGTTGTTCGAATAGACGGCCGCGATTTTCGAAG GTTTTCTGAAGTTCATGAGTTTGAGAAGCCAGATGATGGGAGGGTGTTGAATTTGATGAACGCATGTGCAACTGCGGTTTTAGAAGAGTATCCGGACATAGTCTTCTCATATGGGTTTAGTGATGAGTACAG TTTTTTCTTCAAGAAGACTTCCAAGTTCTACCAGAGGCGTGCCAG CAAACTACTATCCCTCATTGTATCCTTCTTCTCTTCTGTATATGTCATGAAATGGAAAGAGTTTTTCCTTGAGAAGGAGTTAAAATATCCACCATCATTTCATTCACGGGTAATATGTTGTGCTTCAAAAGAAGTTCTTCAAGCATATCTTGCATGGAGACAAAATGATT GTCATCTCAATAATCTGCATGACACTTGTTTGTGGATGTTGATTAAAGGTGGAGAGAGTGAAAGGGAAGCACAAAAGCTTTTAAAG GGAACtcaaaaacaacacaaaaatgaGTTGCTTTTTCAGAAATTCCACATCAATTACAAGAACCTTCCTGCAATGTACCGTCAAGGATCTTGCATTTTCAAAACAGAG GTGGAAGAAAATGTGAAGTACAATGAGAATGGCACTCCTGTTAAAAGACTCAGGAGAAAGGCAAGAATAGTTCATTCAGAGAATATAGCTGGGAAAAACTTTTGGAATGAGCATCTAAGTCTGCTGAAGGAGGTGGGCGGCTTTACAGAGgatgtggaaaaaataaaaccagaGTTTGTTCGGTCCTTCCAATTTGAGAACAAATTGATGCCATCTACTTGGATTGTAATTAGAATTGACGGTTGCCATTTTCACAG ATTTTCTGAAGTTCATGAATTTGAGAAGCCAAACGACAAACAAGCTCTGAACCTTATGAATTCGTGTGCAGTGGCTGTGTTAGAAGAAATTCAAGATATAATATTCACATATGGAGTCAGTGATGAGTACAG CTTTGTTTTGAAGAAGGATTCTCAATTCTATCAACGGAGAGCAAG TGAAATAGTTTCCGTCACTGTATCATTCTTTTCTTCCATGTACGTAATGAAATGGAAAGAATTCTTTCCACAGAAAGAATTGAAGTACCCTCCTTCTTTTGATGGACGTGTTGTATGCTATCCGTCATCTAAGATTCTTTTGGACTATCTAGCGTGGAGACAAGTTGATT GCCACATCAATAATCAGTATAATACTTGCTTCTGGATGCTTGttaagaagaaaggaaaaagcaaAAGTGAAGCTCAACATTATCTGAAG GGTACTcaagcaaaggaaaaaaatgaattacTAATCAAGGAATTTGGGATTGACTACAATGAATTAGAAATCATGTTCCGCCAAGGTTCCTTAGCTTTCTGGCAAAAG TTTTGTGTGCAGGAAGACAAAAATATGACACATGAGAGCAAAGGATCTGTCCAAAATTCTCACAAGAAAGTAATTGTAGAACATTGCGATATAATCAAACCCAATTTTTGGGAAGCACACCCAAGCATCCTTGATGAGAACCTACCAATACTTTGA
- the LOC126733272 gene encoding tRNA(His) guanylyltransferase 1-like isoform X2: MANSKYEYVKSFEVEDEVMLPNLIVVRIDGRDFRRFSEVHEFEKPDDGRVLNLMNACATAVLEEYPDIVFSYGFSDEYSFFFKKTSKFYQRRASKLLSLIVSFFSSVYVMKWKEFFLEKELKYPPSFHSRVICCASKEVLQAYLAWRQNDCHLNNLHDTCLWMLIKGGESEREAQKLLKGTQKQHKNELLFQKFHINYKNLPAMYRQGSCIFKTEVEENVKYNENGTPVKRLRRKARIVHSENIAGKNFWNEHLSLLKEVGGFTEDVEKIKPEFVRSFQFENKLMPSTWIVIRIDGCHFHRFSEVHEFEKPNDKQALNLMNSCAVAVLEEIQDIIFTYGVSDEYSFVLKKDSQFYQRRASEIVSVTVSFFSSMYVMKWKEFFPQKELKYPPSFDGRVVCYPSSKILLDYLAWRQVDCHINNQYNTCFWMLVKKKGKSKSEAQHYLKGTQAKEKNELLIKEFGIDYNELEIMFRQGSLAFWQKEDKNMTHESKGSVQNSHKKVIVEHCDIIKPNFWEAHPSILDENLPIL, encoded by the exons aTGGCAAACAGTAAGTACGAGTACGTGAAGTCATTCGAGGTCGAAGACGAGGTCATGTTGCCTAATTTGATCGTTGTTCGAATAGACGGCCGCGATTTTCGAAG GTTTTCTGAAGTTCATGAGTTTGAGAAGCCAGATGATGGGAGGGTGTTGAATTTGATGAACGCATGTGCAACTGCGGTTTTAGAAGAGTATCCGGACATAGTCTTCTCATATGGGTTTAGTGATGAGTACAG TTTTTTCTTCAAGAAGACTTCCAAGTTCTACCAGAGGCGTGCCAG CAAACTACTATCCCTCATTGTATCCTTCTTCTCTTCTGTATATGTCATGAAATGGAAAGAGTTTTTCCTTGAGAAGGAGTTAAAATATCCACCATCATTTCATTCACGGGTAATATGTTGTGCTTCAAAAGAAGTTCTTCAAGCATATCTTGCATGGAGACAAAATGATT GTCATCTCAATAATCTGCATGACACTTGTTTGTGGATGTTGATTAAAGGTGGAGAGAGTGAAAGGGAAGCACAAAAGCTTTTAAAG GGAACtcaaaaacaacacaaaaatgaGTTGCTTTTTCAGAAATTCCACATCAATTACAAGAACCTTCCTGCAATGTACCGTCAAGGATCTTGCATTTTCAAAACAGAG GTGGAAGAAAATGTGAAGTACAATGAGAATGGCACTCCTGTTAAAAGACTCAGGAGAAAGGCAAGAATAGTTCATTCAGAGAATATAGCTGGGAAAAACTTTTGGAATGAGCATCTAAGTCTGCTGAAGGAGGTGGGCGGCTTTACAGAGgatgtggaaaaaataaaaccagaGTTTGTTCGGTCCTTCCAATTTGAGAACAAATTGATGCCATCTACTTGGATTGTAATTAGAATTGACGGTTGCCATTTTCACAG ATTTTCTGAAGTTCATGAATTTGAGAAGCCAAACGACAAACAAGCTCTGAACCTTATGAATTCGTGTGCAGTGGCTGTGTTAGAAGAAATTCAAGATATAATATTCACATATGGAGTCAGTGATGAGTACAG CTTTGTTTTGAAGAAGGATTCTCAATTCTATCAACGGAGAGCAAG TGAAATAGTTTCCGTCACTGTATCATTCTTTTCTTCCATGTACGTAATGAAATGGAAAGAATTCTTTCCACAGAAAGAATTGAAGTACCCTCCTTCTTTTGATGGACGTGTTGTATGCTATCCGTCATCTAAGATTCTTTTGGACTATCTAGCGTGGAGACAAGTTGATT GCCACATCAATAATCAGTATAATACTTGCTTCTGGATGCTTGttaagaagaaaggaaaaagcaaAAGTGAAGCTCAACATTATCTGAAG GGTACTcaagcaaaggaaaaaaatgaattacTAATCAAGGAATTTGGGATTGACTACAATGAATTAGAAATCATGTTCCGCCAAGGTTCCTTAGCTTTCTGGCAAAAG GAAGACAAAAATATGACACATGAGAGCAAAGGATCTGTCCAAAATTCTCACAAGAAAGTAATTGTAGAACATTGCGATATAATCAAACCCAATTTTTGGGAAGCACACCCAAGCATCCTTGATGAGAACCTACCAATACTTTGA
- the LOC126689679 gene encoding glucan endo-1,3-beta-glucosidase 8 — protein sequence MAPAMFIAWTFCAMLISNNLVQGIGVNWGSQSSHPLNPSIVVGMLKDNGIKQAKLFDADGWTVSAFAGSGIEVMVGIPNNQLKGLANDYDKAKDWVKENVTKQINDVDIRYVGVGNEPFLKSYNGTHLKTTFPALQNIQKALNEAGYRGKIKATVPLNADVYEASSNKPSDGNFRKDVRSVMLQIVKFLDENDAPFLVNIYPFLSLYQSSSFPMDFAFFDGGSPIQDKNIQYTNVFDANFDTLVWTLRKNGFGDLKIMVGEVGWPTDGNINATPKLAKRFYDGFLKRMANKKGTPLRPGQMEAYLFGLLDEDMKSIDPGDFERHWGIFRYDGQPKFPIDFSGKNNNKMPVGAKGVQYMDSQWCVLKQDTKNITEVVPEIDYACSNSDCSSLGYGSTCNSLGAHENVSYAFNMYYQMQDQSVEACKFNGQAEIVKQNASKGSCLFPVQILSAGERLSLAYGATIIAGLLLSLFTLV from the exons atggcaccagccaTGTTCATTGCATGGACTTTTTGTGCAATGTTGATCTCAAACAACCTTGTACAAGGTATAGGTGTCAATTGGGGTTCCCAGTCATCGCACCCTTTGAACCCCAGCATTGTGGTTGGCATGTTAAAGGACAATGGGATCAAACAAGCGAAGCTTTTCGATGCAGATGGTTGGACGGTCAGTGCTTTCGCCGGGTCGGGGATTGAGGTCATGGTTGGTATCCCTAATAACCAGCTGAAAGGCCTCGCTAATGACTACGATAAAGCCAAAGATTGGGTCAAAGAAAATGTCaccaaacaaattaatgatGTTGATATCAG GTATGTTGGTGTTGGAAACGAGCCATTCTTGAAGAGTTACAATGGTACTCATCTAAAGACTACATTCCCAGCATTACAAAACATTCAAAAGGCTCTGAATGAGGCTGGCTATCGCGGCAAAATCAAAGCCACAGTACCCCTTAATGCTGATGTCTATGAGGCTTCTTCAAACAAACCATCAGATGGTAACTTTCGCAAGGATGTTCGTAGTGTTATGCTCCAAATAGTAAAATTCCTCGACGAAAATGATGCCCCCTTTTTGGTTAACATATATCCCTTCCTTAGTCTTTATCAAAGCTCAAGTTTCCCCATGGATTTTGCTTTCTTTGATGGTGGCAGCCCAATTCAAGACAAGAATATCCAATATACGAATGTGTTTGATGCCAATTTTGATACACTTGTTTGGACACTAAGAAAGAATGGTTTTGGGGACTTGAAAATCATGGTAGGAGAAGTTGGATGGCCTACTGATGGTAACATAAATGCCACCCCAAAATTGGCTAAAAGGTTCTATGATGGGTTCCTTAAGAGAATGGCTAACAAAAAGGGAACCCCACTTAGGCCAGGCCAAATGGAAGCTTACCTTTTTGGCCTTCTTGATGAGGACATGAAGAGCATTGATCCTGGGGACTTTGAGCGCCACTGGGGGATTTTCCGCTATGATGGGCAGCCCAAGTTTCCAATTGATTTCAGTGGCAAAAATAATAACAAGATGCCAGTAGGTGCAAAAGGGGTCCAATACATGGATTCTCAATGGTGTGTGCTTAAACAGGATACTAAGAACATAACCGAAGTAGTTCCTGAAATTGATTATGCATGTTCTAACTCTGATTGCAGCAGCTTGGGTTATGGCTCTACATGCAACAGTTTGGGCGCCCATGAGAACGTGTCTTATGCTTTTAACATGTACTACCAAATGCAAGACCAAAGTGTTGAGGCATGCAAATTCAATGGGCAAGCTGAGATTGTTAAGCAAAATGCTTCCAAAGGAAGTTGCCTATTTCCTGTACAGATATTAAGTGCTGGAGAGAGGCTGAGCTTGGCATATGGAGCAACTATTATCGCTGGATTGTTGTTGAGCTTGTTCACATTGGTTTGA